The following coding sequences lie in one Miscanthus floridulus cultivar M001 chromosome 9, ASM1932011v1, whole genome shotgun sequence genomic window:
- the LOC136482611 gene encoding very-long-chain aldehyde decarbonylase GL1-10-like, translating into MISYGTTEAAEDALGRAMTAAEAAWFRHSGSMPDYCLYMESLVILLAAYSLTPLPLALLELCAPAKFTMPYKLQPKVWLSPAAFLRCYADTARILVLLTIGPLLYLPYPVVKTAGIRTGLPLPSAGEVAAAQLLVYMLVEDYLGYWLHRLLHWGWAYDNIHYIHHKYQAPMGFAAAHSHWVELLILGFPAFFGTVIVPCHMTTFWLWFAIRGTVAIDTHSGFDFPLSPTKLIPFYGGAKCHDYHHSGGRWSQSNFAPFFTFCDYIYGTHKGYRHHMASLRKLKEES; encoded by the exons ATGATCTCGTATGGGACAACTGAGGCAGCAGAGGATGCCCTCGGGCGAGCCATGACGGCAGCAGAGGCTGCGTGGTTCCGGCATTCAGGCTCCATGCCGGATTATTGCCTCTACATGGAGAGCCTCGTCATCCTCCTCGCCGCCTACTCGCTCACGCCACTGCCCCTAGCCCTGCTAGAGCTCTGTGCGCCGGCAAAATTCACCATGCCGTACAAGCTGCAGCCCAAGGTTTGGCTGTCGCCGGCTGCCTTCCTCCGCTGCTACGCGGACACGGCTCGCATCTTGGTTCTCCTCACCATTGGCCCACTGCTGTACCTCCCCTACCCCGTCGTTAAG ACTGCGGGAATCCGGACGGGGCTGCCCCTTCCATCGGCAGGGGAGGTGGCCGCCGCGCAGTTACTGGTGTACATGCTCGTGGAGGACTACCTCGGCTACTGGCTGCATCGCCTTCTGCACTGGGGTTGGGCCTACGACAATATCCACTACATCCACCACAAATACCAAGCGCCCATGGGATTTGCCGCGGCGCACTCGCACTGGGTCGAGTTGCTCATCCTAGGCTTCCCGGCCTTCTTTGGCACCGTCATCGTGCCGTGCCATATGACCACCTTCTGGCTCTGGTTCGCCATCCGTGGCACCGTTGCCATCGACACGCACAGCGG GTTCGATTTCCCGTTGAGCCCAACCAAGCTTATCCCGTTCTACGGAGGTGCAAAATGCCACGACTACCACCACTCTGGCGGAAGATGGAGCCAGAGCAACTTCGCTCCGTTTTTCACCTTCTGTGACTATATATATGGGACACATAAA GGTTACAGGCACCATATGGCGAGCCTAAGGAAG TTGAAGGAAGAAAGTTAG